TTCTCGCGCGCGGCCGCAAAGGCGTCCTCATCCGTTCGGTCATCGCCGAAGAACACAGGCAGGCGACCGGCAAAAGGCTCCTCACGCATGAAGGCCATCAGCGCGGAGCCTTTGTGGGCACCTGTCGTGCGCAGCTCGACGACAGCCTTGCCCGGCAACACGTCGAGCATTCCATCGCTTCCCTCAGCAAGACGGGTCAATAGCCGCTTCACTGGAAGGCGCTGCTCGGGCGCAGCGCGATAGTGCAAAGCGATGGAGAGATCCTTATCCTCGACGAGGACGCCCGTCATGTCGTCGAGCGCCGCCATGATCGTCGCGCGCGCTGCTTCGAGCATCGGTGGCGCTCCGATCCGCTGCAGCACGCCACTGGCATCTCGCCGCTCGAGGCCGTGCAACCCCCCGATCGGAGTCACCGCATTCTCGAAGCGCCCGTCGAGCCATTCAATGGATCGCCCGCTCAAGAGGGCAAGCGCATCGCCGTACCGGTGAGATAGGCGACGCAGGCCATCCGGCAGGTCTCGGGGAACCTCGACGGCATCGGGTGACATGGCAATCTCGATCAGCGTGCCGTCGACATCGAAAAAGAGGGCGTAGTCCGCCGGACGCTCGACGATTGTCTTCAGCAGCGACGAGGCCGCAACAGAATCGTCGTCTGTTCTATTGACTCGAGACACCATACTCTTTCCAGCTCCATCCGGGCCGGCTCCGGCCTCAGAAGCGTGAAAAATCAAGCCTTCCGGCGCAAGCGAACGATGACGTCCACGCGCGCGACCTCCATGCCGGGAGGTGGCTCGGGAAGATCACTGACCGCGACTGCGGGCGCCGGGATATCCAAGAGCGTGTCATCCCCTTCGAGAAAGAAGTGGTGATGGTCGGACACGTTGGTATCGAAATATGTCTTCGATCCATCAACGGCAAGTTCCCGCAGGAGGCCAGCCTCGGTGAACTGGTGGAGAGTGTTATAGACGGTTGCCAGGGACACAGGCACACGCGCCAGCGTCGCCTCCTCATAGAGCATTTCGGCTGAAACATGCCGATCGCCCTTGGCGAAGAGGAGCCAGCCCAACGAGATGCGTTGGCGGGTGGGACGCAGGCCTGCCTTGCGCAAATGCTCACGCAGGTCGTGGACGGGGCAGCCGTGGCGCGGCGACGGTTCGGCGAAAGTCCCGTTGGCGCGCTGCGAAGTCTCTGTCGAATCGCGCGCTACGCGGACCTGTACGGTCTCCGTCATCGTTCCACTTTCCAGATCTCAAGGGCCAATTGTCTCTATCACCTTATAACAATAAGAACTTTAGGCTTTCGCCGCAACCCGCGCGCCCCGCGGCGGGCCGATCAAATGTCCGGCAGACGTTGGCCTTGCCGATGCTACATCGGCCTTGCCACGTCATTCGCGCACAATGACATTCTGCGCTGGACAGCCGGGGGGACGGCCCGTTGCGGGAGCGGTGATTGAGCATCCTGCGCTAAAACGCTGCAGCCCCGCTTTCGGCCATCAAGGCTGTATGTTACGACATCGTTGAATGAGCCGGCGCAGAACGAGCCAGCCAAACGTGACGAAATGATGAAGAGGTTGCCTGAAG
This portion of the Chelatococcus sp. YT9 genome encodes:
- the otsB gene encoding trehalose-phosphatase, producing the protein MVSRVNRTDDDSVAASSLLKTIVERPADYALFFDVDGTLIEIAMSPDAVEVPRDLPDGLRRLSHRYGDALALLSGRSIEWLDGRFENAVTPIGGLHGLERRDASGVLQRIGAPPMLEAARATIMAALDDMTGVLVEDKDLSIALHYRAAPEQRLPVKRLLTRLAEGSDGMLDVLPGKAVVELRTTGAHKGSALMAFMREEPFAGRLPVFFGDDRTDEDAFAAAREKGGVAVVIGRPAEEAGANLSLPNPASVRKFIALAGAENLEPVGAIA
- the irr gene encoding Fur family transcriptional regulator Irr; protein product: MTETVQVRVARDSTETSQRANGTFAEPSPRHGCPVHDLREHLRKAGLRPTRQRISLGWLLFAKGDRHVSAEMLYEEATLARVPVSLATVYNTLHQFTEAGLLRELAVDGSKTYFDTNVSDHHHFFLEGDDTLLDIPAPAVAVSDLPEPPPGMEVARVDVIVRLRRKA